The following are encoded together in the Myxococcus guangdongensis genome:
- a CDS encoding GreA/GreB family elongation factor has protein sequence MSLDKQALLLQLAERLQQSDRLAHRAEAEAREAARSLATESEKREDGRAALEFGSLATGQANRARRVQEELQALTHFGQAPMPRFSRRGPVGLGALVDVSTEDEDGFAERTFFVLPVGAGTELTGPGGDGFLSVITPASPVGRALMGRKAGDTIEVTLAGEVREWTVLEVA, from the coding sequence ATGTCACTCGACAAGCAGGCACTGTTGCTCCAGCTCGCCGAGCGCCTCCAGCAGAGCGACCGGCTGGCCCACAGGGCCGAGGCCGAGGCTCGCGAGGCGGCCCGCAGCCTGGCCACCGAGTCGGAGAAGAGGGAGGACGGCCGCGCGGCCTTGGAGTTCGGCAGCCTGGCCACGGGACAGGCCAATCGCGCCCGTCGGGTCCAAGAGGAGCTCCAGGCGCTGACGCACTTCGGCCAGGCCCCCATGCCGCGCTTCTCGCGCCGGGGCCCGGTGGGGCTGGGCGCGCTGGTGGACGTCAGCACCGAGGACGAGGACGGCTTCGCCGAGCGGACCTTCTTCGTGCTGCCCGTGGGCGCGGGCACGGAGCTGACGGGCCCCGGCGGCGACGGCTTCCTGTCCGTCATCACCCCCGCCTCCCCGGTGGGCCGCGCGCTCATGGGGCGCAAGGCGGGAGACACCATCGAAGTGACGTTGGCGGGCGAGGTGCGCGAGTGGACGGTGCTCGAGGTCGCCTGA
- a CDS encoding sensor histidine kinase, whose amino-acid sequence MSPPLPARTPEAPASATLLPLTWPAALIGLLFGVLMTYVPYEFRVAAFRPLYPYVRLLGLVYLTGSICLMGALLYPRAPRWLDVGGRVLLGAAIALYWWVLNVLPGSLTGIVLYPLLFVGLLLEGIPALRQRAMLRGLAALTGTAFGVALLSVPERFPLSVYAHLAPLRPLVGLLFAAGGLGLLLPARWLHPRVPALLMGVLAVPFSLLAYALARGASWLGASVYTVLALACVAQAVNWRPRAPRTVGWKLLRGLAFAGLVPLLALGGLAAFLAQNAIEKQVRDDTRYAAAGEADFLRRYLDDSRESLYLLLESPGFRAALMSGERESLKPYLSNLAARERTFHAALVLDERATVLATSEGLEGWGFQMRELFPEPPAPGELPLSLPFTRPPDKPLVAVALPFQLDIHGARRGLLVGLLSLERLSEAATPASRRFRVQVLDRRGQKILRDTAPGAQLLGSAHLPEALQEELARPGGGVLEAFDAADRRVLAAEAPVEGSPWSVVVTQELGVAYAAITRMSAAVVGLVLMGVVMALALSQLVARDVIRRLGTLREATAALAAGDLTRRVEVEEDDELGELARGFNEMADRTGATQEELKGAVRVREEFLSVASHELRTPLTPLKGFAALTLQRLEKSGDFPERERLLKALRSMARQTERLARLVDDLLDTARIQGGRFELERQRVDLLPVLSEVMERFELRGEGGVTFELHVPEHPVEGDWDAPRLDQVLTNLVSNAVRYSPQGGLVRVTVEEAPDSILVHVKDEGIGIPPESLAGLFRPFARASNATARHYGGLGLGLFICREIVERHGGTIWAESPGPQQGSAFHVRLPRDMAPPAVSDAAA is encoded by the coding sequence ATGTCCCCACCCCTCCCAGCGCGCACACCCGAGGCGCCCGCTTCCGCCACCCTCTTGCCGCTGACCTGGCCCGCGGCGCTCATCGGGCTGCTGTTCGGCGTGCTGATGACGTACGTGCCCTACGAGTTCCGGGTGGCCGCCTTCCGGCCCCTGTACCCGTACGTCCGGCTGCTGGGCCTCGTGTATCTCACCGGCAGCATCTGCCTGATGGGCGCCCTGCTCTATCCGCGCGCGCCGCGCTGGCTGGACGTGGGCGGCCGCGTGCTGCTGGGCGCGGCCATCGCGCTGTACTGGTGGGTGCTCAACGTGCTGCCCGGCAGCCTCACGGGCATCGTGCTGTACCCGCTGCTGTTCGTCGGGCTCTTGCTGGAGGGGATTCCCGCCCTGCGCCAGCGCGCCATGCTGCGAGGGCTGGCGGCGCTCACCGGCACCGCGTTCGGCGTGGCGTTGCTGTCCGTGCCGGAGCGCTTCCCGCTGTCCGTCTACGCGCACCTGGCCCCGCTGCGTCCGCTGGTGGGCCTGCTCTTCGCGGCGGGCGGACTGGGGCTCCTGCTTCCCGCGCGCTGGCTGCACCCGCGCGTGCCCGCGCTGCTCATGGGTGTGCTCGCGGTGCCCTTCTCGCTGCTGGCGTACGCGCTGGCGCGGGGCGCGTCGTGGCTGGGCGCCAGCGTCTACACCGTGCTCGCGCTCGCGTGTGTCGCGCAGGCGGTGAACTGGCGGCCGCGCGCGCCGCGCACCGTGGGCTGGAAGCTCTTGCGCGGGCTGGCCTTCGCCGGCCTGGTGCCGCTGCTCGCGCTGGGCGGCCTGGCCGCCTTCCTGGCGCAGAACGCCATCGAGAAGCAGGTGCGCGACGACACGCGCTACGCGGCGGCGGGCGAGGCGGACTTCCTCCGGCGCTACCTGGATGACTCGCGCGAATCGCTGTACCTGTTGCTGGAGTCACCGGGTTTCCGCGCCGCGCTCATGAGCGGGGAGCGCGAGTCCCTCAAGCCCTACCTCTCCAACCTGGCCGCGCGCGAGCGCACCTTCCACGCCGCGCTGGTGCTGGACGAGCGCGCGACGGTGCTGGCCACCTCCGAGGGCCTGGAGGGCTGGGGCTTCCAGATGCGGGAGCTGTTCCCGGAGCCGCCCGCGCCTGGGGAGCTGCCGCTGTCGCTGCCCTTCACCCGGCCTCCCGACAAGCCGCTCGTGGCGGTGGCGCTGCCGTTCCAGCTGGACATCCACGGCGCGCGGCGGGGCCTGCTCGTGGGGCTGCTCTCCCTGGAGCGGCTGAGCGAGGCCGCCACGCCCGCGTCGCGTCGCTTCCGCGTGCAGGTGCTGGACAGGCGGGGCCAGAAGATTCTCCGGGACACCGCGCCAGGGGCGCAGTTGCTGGGCTCGGCGCACCTGCCCGAGGCGCTGCAGGAGGAGCTGGCGCGGCCCGGTGGCGGCGTGCTGGAGGCGTTCGACGCCGCGGACCGGCGGGTGCTCGCGGCCGAGGCGCCCGTGGAGGGCTCGCCCTGGAGCGTCGTGGTGACGCAGGAGCTGGGCGTGGCCTACGCGGCGATTACGCGCATGAGCGCGGCCGTGGTGGGGCTGGTGCTGATGGGCGTGGTGATGGCCCTGGCGCTCTCGCAGCTCGTCGCGCGCGACGTCATCCGACGGCTGGGCACGCTGCGCGAGGCCACCGCCGCCCTGGCCGCGGGCGACCTCACCCGCCGCGTGGAGGTGGAGGAGGACGACGAGCTGGGAGAGCTGGCGCGCGGCTTCAACGAGATGGCGGACCGCACCGGCGCCACGCAGGAGGAGCTCAAGGGCGCGGTGCGCGTGCGGGAGGAGTTCCTCAGCGTGGCGAGCCACGAGCTGCGCACGCCCCTCACGCCGCTCAAGGGCTTCGCGGCCCTGACGCTCCAGCGCCTGGAGAAGAGCGGCGACTTCCCGGAGCGCGAGCGGCTGCTCAAGGCGCTGCGCTCCATGGCGCGGCAGACGGAGCGGCTGGCCCGGCTGGTGGATGACCTGCTCGACACCGCGCGCATCCAGGGCGGCCGCTTCGAGCTGGAGCGCCAGCGCGTGGACCTCCTGCCGGTGCTGAGCGAGGTGATGGAGCGCTTCGAGCTGCGCGGCGAGGGCGGCGTCACCTTCGAGCTGCACGTGCCCGAGCACCCCGTGGAGGGAGACTGGGACGCGCCCCGGCTGGACCAGGTGCTCACCAACCTGGTGAGCAACGCCGTGCGCTACTCGCCCCAGGGCGGCCTCGTGCGGGTGACGGTGGAGGAGGCGCCCGACAGCATCCTCGTGCACGTGAAGGACGAGGGCATCGGCATCCCCCCGGAGAGCCTGGCGGGGCTGTTCCGTCCCTTCGCGCGCGCGTCCAACGCCACCGCGCGCCACTACGGCGGCCTGGGCCTGGGCCTGTTCATCTGCCGCGAAATCGTGGAGCGCCACGGCGGCACCATCTGGGCGGAGAGCCCGGGGCCGCAGCAGGGCAGCGCGTTCCACGTCCGGCTGCCGCGCGACATGGCGCCGCCCGCCGTGTCCGACGCGGCCGCGTGA
- a CDS encoding sensor histidine kinase has translation MSSGRAQLSLIHQALVERAGDAALRLLVEQTGEAVLLMDATGRVLAFNAEAGLRFGVPAPSRIESHGNLPGCAWVQVDQGGGALAVSPLSRALAGEVVREERWGLCRPDGTRVVLEGSVFPVGQEPGAKPAGVLLRAREVEAPRLDAMRAARVLAEAGALLAAELENEECTAPLLRLLVPTLADAGVFFLGPGGEAVRAAAAVHAEPERHVLLVDMLRRYPPDPLDPRGLPALFLTGRTERVAELSDTHVEALTRDAEHARLFALLGVTRYLGVPLVARGRVIGALALFRSEGAPAFGDEEERVAEELARRAALSLDNARLLREAREAVRLRDEFLGIASHELKTPLTPLHLKVQLLQKQVDVLAAHGKPVSAERVSETLDVVQRQVRKLTSLVDNLLDVSRITAGRLKLELEEMDLASVAAEILYRFAPSAAQLRCSLEMHAPVPVLGRWDRLRLEQVVTNLLSNALKYGAGQPVRLTVEADGRTARLTVEDGGIGISAQDLPRIFERFERAVSDRHYGGLGLGLYITRQIVEAFGGTVKATSALGQGSTFVLELPRGDIPDEWLSVPGAPEPAADAP, from the coding sequence ATGTCCTCTGGCCGCGCCCAGCTTTCGTTGATTCATCAGGCGCTCGTGGAACGGGCGGGCGATGCGGCCCTGCGCCTGCTCGTGGAGCAGACGGGCGAAGCCGTGCTGCTGATGGACGCGACGGGCCGCGTGCTCGCATTCAACGCCGAAGCGGGGCTGCGCTTCGGGGTTCCCGCGCCCTCGAGAATCGAGTCTCACGGCAATCTTCCGGGCTGCGCGTGGGTGCAAGTGGACCAGGGCGGTGGGGCGCTCGCGGTGTCGCCGCTGTCCCGGGCGCTCGCGGGCGAGGTGGTGCGCGAGGAGCGCTGGGGCCTGTGCCGTCCGGACGGGACGCGGGTGGTGCTGGAGGGCAGCGTGTTCCCCGTGGGGCAGGAGCCCGGCGCGAAGCCCGCGGGCGTGCTGCTGCGCGCGCGGGAGGTGGAGGCGCCTCGGCTGGACGCGATGCGCGCGGCCCGGGTGCTCGCGGAGGCGGGCGCGCTGCTGGCCGCGGAGCTGGAGAACGAGGAGTGCACGGCGCCGCTGTTGCGGCTGCTCGTGCCCACGTTGGCGGACGCGGGGGTGTTCTTCCTGGGGCCCGGCGGCGAGGCGGTGCGCGCGGCGGCGGCGGTGCACGCGGAGCCCGAGCGCCACGTCCTGTTGGTGGACATGCTGCGGCGCTACCCTCCGGACCCGCTGGACCCGCGTGGGCTGCCAGCCCTGTTCCTCACCGGGCGCACCGAGCGGGTGGCGGAGCTGTCGGACACGCACGTGGAGGCCCTCACCCGGGACGCCGAGCACGCGCGGCTGTTCGCGCTCCTGGGGGTGACGCGCTACCTGGGCGTGCCGTTGGTGGCGCGCGGACGGGTCATCGGCGCGCTGGCGCTGTTCCGCTCGGAGGGGGCGCCCGCCTTCGGCGACGAGGAGGAGCGGGTGGCGGAGGAGCTGGCGCGGCGGGCGGCGCTGTCGCTGGACAACGCGCGGCTCCTGCGCGAGGCGCGCGAGGCGGTGCGGCTTCGCGACGAGTTCCTGGGCATCGCCAGCCACGAGCTGAAGACGCCGCTGACGCCGCTGCACCTCAAGGTGCAGCTGCTCCAGAAGCAGGTGGACGTGCTGGCCGCCCACGGCAAGCCCGTGTCCGCCGAGCGCGTCTCCGAGACGCTGGACGTGGTGCAGCGCCAGGTGCGCAAGCTGACCAGCCTTGTCGATAACTTGTTGGACGTGTCGCGCATCACCGCCGGCCGGCTGAAGCTGGAGCTGGAGGAGATGGACCTGGCGAGCGTGGCGGCGGAAATCCTCTACCGCTTCGCGCCGTCCGCGGCCCAGCTCCGCTGCTCGCTGGAGATGCACGCGCCGGTGCCGGTGCTGGGGCGGTGGGACCGGCTGCGGCTGGAGCAGGTCGTCACCAACCTCCTGTCCAACGCGCTGAAGTACGGCGCGGGCCAGCCCGTGCGCCTCACGGTGGAGGCCGACGGGCGCACCGCGCGCCTCACCGTGGAGGACGGCGGCATCGGCATCTCCGCGCAGGACCTGCCGCGCATCTTCGAGCGCTTCGAGCGCGCGGTGAGCGACAGGCACTACGGCGGCCTGGGGCTGGGGCTCTACATCACCCGGCAGATTGTCGAGGCGTTCGGCGGCACCGTGAAGGCCACGAGCGCGCTGGGGCAGGGCTCGACGTTCGTGCTGGAGCTGCCCCGGGGCGACATCCCGGACGAGTGGCTGTCCGTGCCGGGCGCGCCCGAGCCCGCGGCGGACGCCCCCTGA
- a CDS encoding PAS domain S-box protein — MQTPPPRPDWTPHERRYRLVIDSLKEVVFQTDVQGLWTFLNRAWTEITGHAVDVSLGKSFLDFVLPEDRAICQENLRRLMTRELDHVRVEVRYGTRQGGFRWVEVFGRVMVGDDGELVGTSGTLNDITERKASDGALARRERYLTALVEMQQRLLAVRDGGDLYGSVLSSLGLAAGASRVYVFDLHPGPSGERMCSQRAEWCAPGVHAEIDNPDLQNVPMVPVLERWETTLSRGDVIEGLVAGFPELERALLDPQGILSILVLPLRVQGVLTGFVGFDNCAEARRWDRLEVDLLSAAAGAISVALERRESERALRERERRFRQLAENASDVLYLYRREAPRGFVYVSRVAHAKLGYGPVAHYGDADLWYRRVHPEDRAALEQLLEAPRASAGAPVTVRYLHPDGRMLWLEHVVVPVTDPMGRMVAVEGLARDITERRQAEEALRLSEASFRALLEGVPDAAAIERDGHIVYANAALVGTLGFERAEQLVGRQLSEFVKDMRGVEAVRAGALTGERRLVRRDGRTRVAEVVSLPLRFDGQPAVVSIARDVTEQRQLQARLTLADRLASVGTLAAGIAHEINNPLAFVLSNLSFMSDEFRRNLPPGDGAAALQARLRGEPDLAEWGEVLHEACEGAERVRQIVRQLKTFSRPDEERVSPLDVHTVLESVAMMAANEIRHRAQLKREYGDIPSVMANEGKLSQVFLNLVVNAAQAIPEGSAHRHEIRLATRRDGLSRVVVEVQDTGVGIAREVIDRIFDPFFTTKPVGVGTGLGLSICHSIVHGLGGEITVESEPGRGTTFRVVLPTTEPEARAAATALEPSGSPVGPPRGRVLVVDDEPAVGRVLQRILRGHEVEVACSGRQALELLEQGLKPDAVLCDVMMPDLTGRDVYELVRRAHAGLEGRFVFVSGGAFTTGAREFLASIPNLLLEKPFDEGRVRRVVDDLVRLRPPEA, encoded by the coding sequence ATGCAGACGCCGCCCCCCAGGCCAGACTGGACTCCACACGAGCGACGCTACCGGCTCGTCATCGACAGCCTGAAGGAGGTGGTGTTCCAGACGGACGTGCAGGGCCTGTGGACGTTCCTCAACCGGGCGTGGACGGAAATCACCGGCCACGCGGTGGACGTGTCGCTGGGCAAGTCCTTCCTCGACTTCGTGCTGCCCGAGGACCGCGCCATCTGTCAGGAGAACCTGCGCCGGTTGATGACGCGGGAGCTGGACCACGTGCGCGTGGAGGTGCGCTACGGGACGCGGCAGGGAGGCTTCCGGTGGGTGGAGGTCTTCGGCCGGGTGATGGTGGGCGACGACGGCGAGCTGGTGGGCACCTCCGGCACGCTCAATGACATCACCGAGCGCAAGGCCTCGGACGGGGCGCTCGCGCGGCGTGAGCGCTACCTCACGGCGCTGGTGGAGATGCAGCAGCGGCTGCTCGCGGTGCGCGACGGCGGAGATTTGTACGGCTCCGTGCTGTCGTCGCTGGGGCTCGCGGCGGGGGCCAGCCGCGTCTACGTCTTCGACCTGCACCCGGGACCGTCCGGCGAGCGGATGTGCAGCCAGCGCGCGGAGTGGTGCGCGCCGGGCGTGCACGCGGAGATCGACAACCCGGACCTGCAGAACGTGCCCATGGTGCCCGTGCTGGAGCGCTGGGAGACGACGCTGTCGCGGGGCGACGTCATCGAGGGCCTGGTGGCGGGCTTCCCCGAGTTGGAGCGGGCGCTGTTGGACCCGCAGGGCATCCTCTCCATCCTGGTGCTGCCCCTGCGCGTGCAGGGCGTGCTGACGGGCTTCGTGGGCTTCGACAACTGCGCGGAGGCGCGGCGGTGGGACCGGCTGGAGGTGGACCTGCTGTCCGCCGCGGCGGGCGCCATCTCCGTCGCGTTGGAGCGGCGCGAGTCGGAGCGCGCGCTGCGCGAGCGTGAGCGTCGCTTCCGTCAGCTCGCGGAGAACGCGTCGGACGTGCTGTACCTGTACCGCCGCGAGGCGCCCCGGGGCTTCGTCTATGTCAGCCGGGTGGCGCACGCGAAGCTGGGCTACGGGCCGGTGGCGCACTACGGCGACGCGGACCTGTGGTACCGGCGCGTGCACCCGGAGGACCGCGCGGCGTTGGAGCAGCTGCTCGAGGCGCCGCGCGCGTCGGCGGGAGCGCCGGTGACGGTGCGCTACCTGCATCCGGACGGCCGCATGCTGTGGCTGGAGCACGTGGTGGTGCCGGTGACGGACCCCATGGGGCGCATGGTGGCGGTGGAGGGCCTGGCGCGCGACATCACCGAGCGGCGGCAGGCGGAGGAGGCGCTGCGGCTGTCCGAGGCGAGCTTCCGCGCGCTGCTGGAGGGCGTGCCGGACGCGGCGGCCATCGAGCGGGACGGGCACATCGTCTACGCGAACGCGGCGCTGGTGGGCACGCTGGGCTTCGAGCGCGCCGAGCAGCTCGTGGGCCGTCAGCTCTCCGAGTTCGTCAAGGACATGCGCGGCGTGGAGGCGGTGCGCGCGGGCGCGCTGACGGGAGAGCGCAGGCTGGTGCGCCGCGACGGGCGCACGCGCGTGGCGGAGGTCGTCTCGCTGCCCCTGCGCTTCGACGGACAGCCCGCGGTGGTGTCCATCGCGCGCGACGTGACGGAGCAGCGGCAGTTGCAGGCGCGGCTGACCTTGGCGGACCGGTTGGCCTCGGTGGGCACGCTGGCGGCGGGCATCGCGCACGAAATCAACAACCCGCTGGCCTTCGTGCTGTCCAACCTGAGCTTCATGTCGGACGAGTTCCGCCGCAACCTGCCCCCGGGCGACGGCGCCGCGGCGCTGCAGGCCCGGCTGCGCGGCGAGCCGGACCTGGCCGAGTGGGGCGAGGTGCTGCACGAGGCCTGCGAGGGCGCGGAGCGGGTGCGGCAAATCGTGCGTCAGCTGAAGACCTTCTCCCGGCCCGACGAGGAGCGCGTGTCGCCGCTGGACGTGCACACGGTGCTGGAGTCGGTGGCGATGATGGCGGCGAACGAAATCCGCCACCGCGCGCAGTTGAAGCGGGAGTACGGCGACATCCCCTCGGTGATGGCGAACGAGGGCAAGCTGAGCCAGGTGTTCCTCAACCTGGTGGTGAACGCCGCGCAGGCCATTCCGGAGGGCTCCGCGCACCGGCACGAAATCCGGCTGGCGACGCGCAGGGACGGGCTGTCGCGCGTGGTGGTGGAGGTGCAGGACACCGGCGTGGGCATCGCGCGCGAGGTCATCGACCGCATCTTCGACCCGTTCTTCACCACCAAGCCCGTGGGCGTGGGCACGGGGCTGGGCCTGTCCATCTGTCACAGCATCGTCCACGGGTTGGGCGGTGAAATCACCGTGGAGAGCGAGCCCGGCCGGGGCACCACCTTCCGCGTCGTGCTGCCCACCACGGAGCCGGAGGCGCGCGCGGCGGCGACGGCGCTGGAGCCCTCGGGCTCGCCGGTGGGCCCTCCGCGAGGACGGGTGCTGGTGGTGGACGACGAGCCCGCCGTGGGCCGGGTGTTGCAGCGCATCCTGCGTGGCCACGAGGTGGAGGTGGCGTGCAGCGGACGGCAGGCGCTGGAGTTGCTCGAGCAGGGACTGAAGCCGGACGCGGTGCTGTGCGACGTGATGATGCCGGACCTGACGGGGAGGGACGTCTACGAGCTGGTGCGGCGCGCGCACGCGGGCCTGGAGGGGCGCTTCGTCTTCGTGTCCGGCGGCGCCTTCACCACGGGCGCCCGCGAGTTCCTGGCGAGCATCCCCAACCTGCTCCTGGAGAAGCCCTTCGACGAGGGACGGGTGCGGCGCGTGGTGGATGACCTGGTCCGCCTGCGACCTCCGGAGGCCTGA